In a single window of the Zea mays cultivar B73 chromosome 5, Zm-B73-REFERENCE-NAM-5.0, whole genome shotgun sequence genome:
- the LOC100276078 gene encoding uncharacterized protein isoform X3: MAVSSPRRALIAAVSLCFLLGAASSVRTATFSPSQQNLAEDKSRLGSTPPSCRNRCSACNPCMPVQVTTVPGLGRGARATDVDDDTVAVAAGFSRYSNYKPLGWKCRCDGRLYDP, encoded by the exons ATGGCCGTGAGCTCACCTCGCCGAGCGCTCATCGCGGCCGTGTCCCTCTGCTTCCTTCTCGGCGCTGCGAGCAGCGTCCGCACCGCGACGTTTTCCCCTTCTCAG CAGAACCTGGCGGAGGACAAGTCGCGGCTGGGGTCGACGCCGCCGAGCTGCCGCAACCGGTGCAGCGCCTGCAACCCCTGCATGCCCGTCCAGGTGACCACCGTGCCCGGGCTCGGCCGCGGCGCCCGCGCCACCGACGTCGACGACGACACGGTGGCGGTGGCGGCCGGCTTCTCGCGCTACTCCAACTACAAGCCGCTGGGGTGGAAATGCCGCTGCGACGGCCGCCTGTACGACCCCTGA
- the LOC100279918 gene encoding uncharacterized protein isoform X1, whose protein sequence is MATSSSFSGPGGSPAHASPGGGGGGGGGGGVGSYHHHRSRFGDTTLTKVFVGGLAWETPSEGLRQHFDVYGEILEAVVITDRETGRSKGYGFVIFRDPDAAARAVQNPNPVIAGRRANCNIAAFGPPRAAQPRGRGGGGGGRGPHVPDQPPQGSPSPYRVPSQMTPPHQAATLFYNPQFGYWYPPDYPYQQALYNSQVLQHYYPQMYGPASPSGPAYQYMGYMPGGPSPRTGFSPMQQPMRQPFFQQPTTQMDGSFPSVPSLPPNFRLQLPPRAVSRESDDASAGSQSAQPVSSTPATATNNEEDSRPVVSDSDPNTPN, encoded by the exons ATGGCGACTTCGTCGTCGTTCTCTGGCCCCGGCGGGTCCCCGGCCCACGCGTCTCCGggaggcggaggcggcggcggcggcggcggtggcgtggGGTCGTACCACCACCACCGGTCGCGGTTCGGCGACACGACGCTGACCAAGGTGTTCGTTGGCGGGCTGGCGTGGGAgacgccgtccgaggggctgcgcCAGCACTTCGACGTCTACGGAGAGATACTCGAGGCGGTCGTCATCACCGATCGCGAGACCGGCCGCTCCAAGGGCTACGGTTTC GTGATTTTCCGGGACCCGGACGCGGCGGCGCGGGCGGTGCAGAACCCGAACCCGGTGATCGCCGGCCGGCGCGCCAACTGCAACATTGCGGCGTTCGGCCCGCCGCGGGCCGCGCAGCCGAGAG ggagaggaggaggaggaggaggccgaGGGCCGCACGTGCCCGATCAGCCGCCCCAGGGGTCGCCGTCGCCCTACAGGGTGCCATCGCAGATGACCCCGCCTCATCAGGCCGCCACGTTGTTCTACAACCCCCAGTTCGG GTACTGGTACCCACCTGATTATCCATACCAACAG GCATTGTACAATTCTCAAGTGCTACAACATTACTACCCTCAGATGTATGGTCCAGCCTCTCCTTCAGGACCAGCCTACCAATACATGGGCTATATGCCTGGTGGCCCAAGTCCAAGGACTGGATTCTCGCCGATGCAGCAACCAATGCGACAACCCTTCTTTCAGCAGCCAACGACACAGATGGATGGTTCTTTCCCATCAGTCCCTTCGCTTCCACCTAATTTCAGACTCCAGCTGCCCCCTCGTGCAGTCTCAAGGGAATCTGATGATGCATCTG CAGGCTCCCAGTCAGCCCAGCCAGTTTCTTCAACTCCTGCTACAGCCACAAACAACGAGGAAGATTCGAGGCCTGTAGTGTCTGATTCAGATCCAAACACACCAAATTGA
- the LOC100276078 gene encoding uncharacterized protein isoform X2, translating to MAVSSPRRALIAAVSLCFLLGAASSVRTATFSPSQQQNLAEDKSRLGSTPPSCRNRCSACNPCMPVQVTTVPGLGRGARATDVDDDTVAVAAGFSRYSNYKPLGWKCRCDGRLYDP from the exons ATGGCCGTGAGCTCACCTCGCCGAGCGCTCATCGCGGCCGTGTCCCTCTGCTTCCTTCTCGGCGCTGCGAGCAGCGTCCGCACCGCGACGTTTTCCCCTTCTCAG CAGCAGAACCTGGCGGAGGACAAGTCGCGGCTGGGGTCGACGCCGCCGAGCTGCCGCAACCGGTGCAGCGCCTGCAACCCCTGCATGCCCGTCCAGGTGACCACCGTGCCCGGGCTCGGCCGCGGCGCCCGCGCCACCGACGTCGACGACGACACGGTGGCGGTGGCGGCCGGCTTCTCGCGCTACTCCAACTACAAGCCGCTGGGGTGGAAATGCCGCTGCGACGGCCGCCTGTACGACCCCTGA
- the LOC100279918 gene encoding uncharacterized protein LOC100279918, whose amino-acid sequence MATSSSFSGPGGSPAHASPGGGGGGGGGGGVGSYHHHRSRFGDTTLTKVFVGGLAWETPSEGLRQHFDVYGEILEAVVITDRETGRSKGYGFVIFRDPDAAARAVQNPNPVIAGRRANCNIAAFGPPRAAQPRGRGGGGGGRGPHVPDQPPQGSPSPYRVPSQMTPPHQAATLFYNPQFGYWYPPDYPYQQALYNSQVLQHYYPQMYGPASPSGPAYQYMGYMPGGPSPRTGFSPMQQPMRQPFFQQPTTQMDGSFPSVPSLPPNFRLQLPPRAVSRESDDASGSQSAQPVSSTPATATNNEEDSRPVVSDSDPNTPN is encoded by the exons ATGGCGACTTCGTCGTCGTTCTCTGGCCCCGGCGGGTCCCCGGCCCACGCGTCTCCGggaggcggaggcggcggcggcggcggcggtggcgtggGGTCGTACCACCACCACCGGTCGCGGTTCGGCGACACGACGCTGACCAAGGTGTTCGTTGGCGGGCTGGCGTGGGAgacgccgtccgaggggctgcgcCAGCACTTCGACGTCTACGGAGAGATACTCGAGGCGGTCGTCATCACCGATCGCGAGACCGGCCGCTCCAAGGGCTACGGTTTC GTGATTTTCCGGGACCCGGACGCGGCGGCGCGGGCGGTGCAGAACCCGAACCCGGTGATCGCCGGCCGGCGCGCCAACTGCAACATTGCGGCGTTCGGCCCGCCGCGGGCCGCGCAGCCGAGAG ggagaggaggaggaggaggaggccgaGGGCCGCACGTGCCCGATCAGCCGCCCCAGGGGTCGCCGTCGCCCTACAGGGTGCCATCGCAGATGACCCCGCCTCATCAGGCCGCCACGTTGTTCTACAACCCCCAGTTCGG GTACTGGTACCCACCTGATTATCCATACCAACAG GCATTGTACAATTCTCAAGTGCTACAACATTACTACCCTCAGATGTATGGTCCAGCCTCTCCTTCAGGACCAGCCTACCAATACATGGGCTATATGCCTGGTGGCCCAAGTCCAAGGACTGGATTCTCGCCGATGCAGCAACCAATGCGACAACCCTTCTTTCAGCAGCCAACGACACAGATGGATGGTTCTTTCCCATCAGTCCCTTCGCTTCCACCTAATTTCAGACTCCAGCTGCCCCCTCGTGCAGTCTCAAGGGAATCTGATGATGCATCTG GCTCCCAGTCAGCCCAGCCAGTTTCTTCAACTCCTGCTACAGCCACAAACAACGAGGAAGATTCGAGGCCTGTAGTGTCTGATTCAGATCCAAACACACCAAATTGA
- the LOC100276078 gene encoding uncharacterized protein LOC100276078 precursor has translation MAVSSPRRALIAAVSLCFLLGAASSVRTATFSPSQNLAEDKSRLGSTPPSCRNRCSACNPCMPVQVTTVPGLGRGARATDVDDDTVAVAAGFSRYSNYKPLGWKCRCDGRLYDP, from the exons ATGGCCGTGAGCTCACCTCGCCGAGCGCTCATCGCGGCCGTGTCCCTCTGCTTCCTTCTCGGCGCTGCGAGCAGCGTCCGCACCGCGACGTTTTCCCCTTCTCAG AACCTGGCGGAGGACAAGTCGCGGCTGGGGTCGACGCCGCCGAGCTGCCGCAACCGGTGCAGCGCCTGCAACCCCTGCATGCCCGTCCAGGTGACCACCGTGCCCGGGCTCGGCCGCGGCGCCCGCGCCACCGACGTCGACGACGACACGGTGGCGGTGGCGGCCGGCTTCTCGCGCTACTCCAACTACAAGCCGCTGGGGTGGAAATGCCGCTGCGACGGCCGCCTGTACGACCCCTGA
- the LOC100276078 gene encoding uncharacterized protein isoform X1 codes for MAVSSPRRALIAAVSLCFLLGAASSVRTATFSPSQAQQQNLAEDKSRLGSTPPSCRNRCSACNPCMPVQVTTVPGLGRGARATDVDDDTVAVAAGFSRYSNYKPLGWKCRCDGRLYDP; via the exons ATGGCCGTGAGCTCACCTCGCCGAGCGCTCATCGCGGCCGTGTCCCTCTGCTTCCTTCTCGGCGCTGCGAGCAGCGTCCGCACCGCGACGTTTTCCCCTTCTCAG GCGCAGCAGCAGAACCTGGCGGAGGACAAGTCGCGGCTGGGGTCGACGCCGCCGAGCTGCCGCAACCGGTGCAGCGCCTGCAACCCCTGCATGCCCGTCCAGGTGACCACCGTGCCCGGGCTCGGCCGCGGCGCCCGCGCCACCGACGTCGACGACGACACGGTGGCGGTGGCGGCCGGCTTCTCGCGCTACTCCAACTACAAGCCGCTGGGGTGGAAATGCCGCTGCGACGGCCGCCTGTACGACCCCTGA